A part of Vulcanisaeta moutnovskia 768-28 genomic DNA contains:
- a CDS encoding penicillin acylase family protein — MDKYAYSIFEAYTEGINDYVSQVLTTNQYSIYYKLIGYRPSYWIPLDSLYVQQYMVEGLSLTFTPLRFSALAGAMGYELANQLYPYVSPVNQTFYVPGNGSLLTLLEYEDKCLSTEFIPYIPVNEDWSPLPQQIMYSQEHWKDLLAIYMYLVSNVLPSDPGHSNAIAVQSTKSEYPLLMGGPVLPTTLPSIWFQVQLIDPNYTVYGVSIPGTPVIIIGFNKYIGWTLTDVQAQMTYFYFINATANGYYLNGAFYPYRQYIYYIPLPNGSSVRFIVNWTLLGPEIHYGDTYVIMNWTGDLPSDDIGVLLHIMQARNFTDFWNALSLWYSPPQNFVYADVYGNIAAISAGLYPLFNRGYPGMILPAINGSLIIGYIPYYEIPQTCNPSSHYIVASNQRPIGYAYPFYIGPSWDFFSVGFRAYSQAYLLNQTNTVTPGYLMYVQWNDLDYSTKYLVPSLLIAIRMYGWNNTTMRQVYYLLSSWNGWMSANSSAATIYYFFVHNYVKDVVYPWLEYYGINTSAFPVSMSSKLVAFVANLTINDPYSPWFNNPLTGERRNAYMVMVLALNQTINYLTSIAGNNISNWEWGRFHGHYLESLTSLSQFSEGPFQQGGDANTMWDSSGLNMTGGQSFTWIAIFNQSPPIAYGVFPGGESEDPLSPYYDNYVPIYEHHEYLPLIFLLNCSNPTLVLRPGPLILTIIESLAWMFYIVITLFIGSLLTYMMRFRTLQYSFLAAGISVLTQLVNWWLPFIVVLVFSIVMTLRKYRMRNNLIMGSTAMFLMIIAEYVFYLGFHLNKSIKLLGILSSLVGIPAIVIAALPVLIYVFNGAVSAMLGYELASVVRRKY, encoded by the coding sequence ATTGATAAGTATGCATATTCCATATTTGAGGCGTATACGGAGGGAATTAATGATTACGTATCTCAGGTATTAACTACGAATCAATACTCAATATATTACAAGTTAATTGGTTATAGGCCAAGTTATTGGATTCCTCTTGATTCGCTGTATGTCCAACAGTACATGGTTGAGGGACTATCACTCACATTCACTCCACTTAGGTTCTCAGCACTAGCGGGAGCAATGGGTTACGAACTAGCTAACCAATTATATCCCTACGTATCACCTGTTAATCAAACGTTTTATGTCCCCGGCAATGGCAGCTTATTAACATTACTCGAATACGAGGACAAGTGCCTAAGTACGGAATTCATTCCCTACATCCCCGTAAATGAGGACTGGAGTCCGTTGCCTCAGCAAATCATGTATTCCCAGGAGCATTGGAAGGACCTACTTGCAATATACATGTACTTAGTAAGTAATGTGTTACCTAGTGATCCAGGACATAGTAATGCAATTGCTGTTCAATCTACAAAGTCCGAATACCCACTCCTCATGGGTGGCCCGGTGCTACCGACGACACTTCCATCGATTTGGTTCCAAGTTCAGTTAATAGATCCTAATTACACGGTTTATGGAGTTTCAATACCGGGTACGCCGGTCATCATAATAGGGTTTAATAAGTACATTGGTTGGACCCTCACTGATGTACAGGCGCAGATGACTTATTTCTACTTCATAAATGCCACAGCCAATGGTTATTACCTAAACGGTGCTTTCTATCCATACAGACAGTACATATACTACATACCACTACCAAATGGTAGTTCTGTGAGGTTCATAGTGAACTGGACATTACTCGGTCCAGAAATTCATTATGGAGATACGTACGTTATCATGAACTGGACGGGTGATTTACCATCAGACGATATTGGTGTTTTACTGCATATTATGCAGGCAAGGAATTTCACAGACTTCTGGAATGCACTGAGTCTATGGTACTCACCACCACAGAATTTCGTGTATGCTGATGTTTATGGGAACATAGCCGCAATAAGTGCTGGTCTATACCCATTGTTTAATAGGGGTTATCCAGGCATGATATTACCTGCCATCAACGGGTCACTTATTATTGGTTACATACCTTATTATGAAATACCACAGACCTGTAACCCATCGTCTCATTACATAGTTGCATCAAACCAGAGACCAATTGGTTATGCATATCCATTCTACATAGGCCCATCTTGGGACTTCTTCTCGGTGGGTTTCAGGGCGTATTCCCAGGCATATCTCCTTAATCAGACGAATACTGTTACTCCAGGTTACTTAATGTATGTTCAGTGGAATGACTTGGACTACTCAACCAAGTACCTAGTGCCTTCGTTATTAATCGCAATTAGGATGTATGGTTGGAATAATACGACGATGAGGCAGGTCTATTACTTGCTATCTTCATGGAATGGTTGGATGAGCGCTAACTCCTCGGCTGCAACCATTTATTACTTCTTTGTTCATAATTACGTTAAGGACGTTGTTTATCCATGGCTTGAGTACTACGGAATAAACACGTCAGCATTCCCAGTGAGTATGAGTAGTAAGTTGGTGGCGTTTGTGGCTAACTTAACAATTAATGATCCGTACTCACCCTGGTTCAACAATCCACTAACTGGCGAAAGGAGGAATGCATACATGGTCATGGTACTGGCGCTAAATCAAACAATCAACTACTTAACGAGTATTGCCGGCAACAACATAAGTAATTGGGAGTGGGGTAGGTTCCACGGTCATTACCTCGAATCATTAACATCACTGTCACAATTCTCTGAGGGTCCATTCCAGCAGGGCGGCGATGCAAACACGATGTGGGATTCAAGCGGGTTAAACATGACTGGTGGTCAGTCATTCACTTGGATAGCCATATTCAATCAATCTCCACCAATAGCCTACGGCGTATTCCCAGGCGGTGAGAGTGAGGATCCGTTAAGTCCGTATTATGACAACTACGTACCAATATACGAGCATCACGAGTACTTACCATTAATATTCCTATTAAACTGTTCAAACCCAACCTTGGTACTAAGACCAGGGCCCCTCATACTAACAATAATCGAGTCACTAGCGTGGATGTTCTACATAGTGATTACCTTATTCATAGGCTCTCTCCTAACATATATGATGAGATTTAGAACGTTACAATATTCATTCTTGGCAGCTGGTATTTCAGTACTTACTCAATTAGTGAATTGGTGGTTACCCTTTATAGTAGTGCTTGTGTTTTCTATAGTAATGACGCTTAGAAAGTATAGAATGAGGAATAACTTAATTATGGGTTCCACGGCAATGTTCCTAATGATAATCGCCGAGTACGTATTTTACCTAGG
- a CDS encoding AMP-binding protein → MKEYTYKDLYSRVNALGSFLDELNVKRAEKPREFGGKIAVMDWNTVRYLELMFGVPMYGATLFTVNIRLAPEEILYTMGIVKPEALFIHIDFLPLLKSILTNINSLKHIIIMDDAKTVGTGETPRIKVEVPSNVRVYEYDDVVGRGKSYYDWPDVEEHVIAEIFFTSGTTGRPKAVYHMHRQVVIGTMQLLIAEEQPPILVNNKDYQLITTPMFHILAWLHPYESFLIGAPMVLPGRYDWRYITRLLVDKLIPDARKLNGRVIAKGVPSMLISIIESTKSMGISNLHGFSYGYGGQALPVAVYEEAKKMGIEILTGYGPSETLTAITRSFMVPRYYLKEGYDFEKFRDHQVVGNSLGTPVPLTLVKVIDENGRELPWDSKTIGRLVFYSPTITREYFGDTEKTERAWRFRYFDVDDMVVIDEHGCVFFIDREKDAVKSGGEWIPSSRLEMFISTHPAVSEVAVIGVPHPRWIERPIAVVALKPEYVGMVSEDELRNYLQREFVNKGLMPKWWIPDKFVFIKTEELPRTGTAKIDKKVLRERYKNMFM, encoded by the coding sequence ATTAAAGAATATACCTATAAAGATCTTTACAGTAGAGTTAATGCGCTTGGTTCGTTTCTTGATGAATTGAATGTTAAGCGTGCCGAGAAACCTCGTGAGTTTGGTGGTAAGATTGCCGTTATGGATTGGAATACCGTTAGATACTTGGAGCTTATGTTCGGTGTTCCTATGTATGGTGCGACATTATTTACAGTAAACATTAGGCTAGCGCCCGAGGAAATACTCTATACAATGGGTATCGTTAAGCCTGAGGCTCTTTTCATTCATATAGACTTCCTACCACTGCTTAAATCCATACTTACTAATATTAACAGTCTTAAGCATATTATAATTATGGATGATGCAAAGACAGTCGGTACTGGTGAAACTCCTAGGATTAAGGTTGAGGTTCCAAGTAATGTTAGGGTTTATGAGTATGATGATGTTGTTGGTCGTGGTAAATCTTATTACGATTGGCCTGATGTTGAGGAGCATGTTATTGCAGAGATTTTCTTCACATCAGGGACTACGGGTAGGCCTAAGGCTGTGTATCACATGCATAGGCAAGTCGTCATAGGCACAATGCAGTTACTGATTGCTGAGGAGCAACCACCAATCCTAGTCAATAATAAGGACTACCAATTAATTACCACTCCTATGTTCCATATACTTGCATGGCTTCACCCATATGAATCGTTCCTCATTGGAGCTCCTATGGTATTACCTGGCAGGTATGACTGGCGTTACATAACCAGGCTGCTTGTTGATAAGCTAATTCCTGATGCAAGGAAGCTAAATGGTAGGGTTATTGCTAAGGGCGTACCATCAATGCTAATATCAATAATCGAGAGCACCAAGTCCATGGGTATTAGTAATTTACACGGTTTCTCCTATGGTTACGGAGGTCAGGCATTACCTGTTGCGGTGTATGAGGAGGCTAAGAAGATGGGTATTGAAATATTGACAGGTTATGGCCCATCCGAGACACTTACGGCAATAACCAGATCGTTCATGGTGCCTAGATATTACTTGAAGGAGGGTTATGACTTTGAGAAGTTTAGAGATCACCAGGTGGTTGGGAATTCCTTAGGTACTCCTGTACCATTGACGCTTGTTAAGGTGATTGATGAGAATGGTAGGGAGCTGCCCTGGGATAGTAAAACGATTGGTAGACTCGTATTCTATTCACCAACTATAACCAGAGAGTATTTTGGTGATACTGAGAAGACTGAGAGGGCTTGGAGGTTTAGGTACTTCGATGTTGATGATATGGTCGTAATCGATGAGCATGGATGTGTATTTTTTATTGATAGGGAGAAGGATGCAGTTAAGAGTGGTGGTGAGTGGATACCATCGTCAAGGTTGGAGATGTTTATATCAACGCATCCAGCGGTTAGTGAGGTTGCTGTTATTGGAGTTCCCCATCCAAGATGGATTGAAAGGCCTATAGCCGTTGTCGCACTTAAGCCTGAGTATGTTGGTATGGTCTCTGAGGATGAACTGAGGAATTACTTACAGAGAGAGTTTGTTAATAAGGGGTTAATGCCAAAGTGGTGGATACCTGATAAGTTCGTATTTATAAAAACCGAGGAGCTACCAAGAACTGGCACAGCAAAGATAGACAAGAAGGTATTAAGGGAGAGGTATAAGAACATGTTTATGTAG